A genome region from Tolypothrix sp. PCC 7712 includes the following:
- the corA gene encoding magnesium/cobalt transporter CorA gives MINKIRRSRHANKESFMRDFFHQPGNVPGTLVIDENAYYPEIILIDYNANNYTKQEIASPEECLQFLDANSVSWVDVRGLGNIDILQRVGQVFDLHPLVLEDVVNMAERPKTEDYDDQLLIIARMVVPKKNAFGFFSEQVSLVLGKTYLLTVQEEPEHDCFDAVRSRIEKSKGIIRKSGADYLTYALLDAIIDGFFPVLERYGEQIEDLEEEVITRPTQKTLQKIYKIKRELLQLRRAIWPQRDVINSLMRDSGENISDEVRIYLRDCYDHAVQVIDMVETYRELTSGLMDVYLSAVSNKMNEIMKILTVVSSIFIPLTFVAGIYGMNFNTEKSPYNMPELNWYWGYPLCLAVMAAIAGGLLFFFWRRGWLERSLTIKQD, from the coding sequence ATGATCAACAAAATTCGTCGCAGTCGTCATGCTAATAAAGAGTCGTTTATGCGAGATTTTTTTCACCAGCCTGGAAATGTACCTGGAACCCTCGTGATCGATGAGAATGCTTATTATCCAGAAATTATTTTAATTGATTACAACGCAAATAATTATACAAAACAAGAAATAGCATCTCCAGAAGAATGTCTACAATTTTTGGATGCAAATTCTGTATCTTGGGTTGATGTTAGAGGTTTAGGAAATATAGATATTTTACAAAGAGTTGGTCAAGTTTTTGATTTACATCCTCTAGTTTTAGAAGATGTCGTAAATATGGCAGAGCGTCCTAAAACTGAAGACTATGACGACCAATTATTAATAATTGCGCGGATGGTAGTACCGAAAAAAAATGCATTTGGATTTTTCAGTGAACAAGTGAGTTTAGTATTAGGAAAAACCTATTTACTAACAGTACAAGAAGAACCAGAACATGATTGCTTTGATGCTGTGCGATCGCGCATTGAAAAATCGAAAGGAATTATCCGCAAATCAGGAGCAGATTATTTAACTTATGCCCTATTAGATGCCATTATTGATGGCTTTTTCCCCGTATTAGAGCGCTATGGCGAACAAATAGAAGATTTAGAAGAAGAAGTAATTACTAGACCTACTCAGAAAACACTCCAGAAGATTTATAAAATCAAGCGAGAATTACTGCAACTACGTCGCGCCATCTGGCCCCAGCGTGATGTGATTAATTCTCTGATGCGTGATAGCGGAGAAAATATCAGTGATGAAGTGCGAATCTATCTGAGAGATTGTTATGACCACGCAGTGCAAGTAATTGACATGGTAGAAACCTACCGGGAACTGACTTCAGGATTAATGGATGTTTATCTGTCGGCAGTGAGTAACAAAATGAATGAAATCATGAAAATCTTGACAGTGGTTTCCTCTATTTTTATTCCCTTAACTTTTGTAGCAGGAATTTACGGGATGAACTTCAATACCGAAAAATCACCATATAATATGCCTGAACTGAATTGGTATTGGGGGTATCCACTGTGCTTGGCTGTGATGGCTGCGATCGCAGGCGGATTACTTTTCTTTTTCTGGCGGCGAGGCTGGCTAGAAAGGTCTTTAACGATTAAGCAAGACTAA
- the rnc gene encoding ribonuclease III: MSLAYPRRQRQLENLVQKLGLPKEAPIQWHLLDLALTHPTVSESANYEQLEFVGDAVVRLVAAIVLWEHYPDCPVGDFAAIRSVLVSDRILAQLAREYGLELYLLVAGSATADKVGQESRLADAFEAVLGALYLSTSNLNLIRPWLDPHFKQLAAEIRLDPARLNYKAALQEWTQAQFKVLPEYRVVEVTQPHRNQERFLAEVWLHGKQLGQGKGRSIKAAEQAAAKVAFLSISNPEQP, encoded by the coding sequence ATGTCCCTCGCTTATCCACGCCGTCAGCGTCAGCTGGAAAATTTAGTTCAAAAATTAGGTCTGCCAAAAGAAGCACCTATACAATGGCATCTGTTGGACTTAGCGCTAACTCATCCTACTGTCTCAGAGTCAGCAAATTATGAACAGTTGGAATTTGTGGGTGATGCTGTGGTGCGGCTAGTCGCAGCTATTGTGTTGTGGGAACATTATCCAGATTGTCCGGTGGGGGATTTTGCCGCAATTCGTTCGGTGCTGGTGAGCGATCGCATTTTGGCTCAGTTAGCCAGAGAATATGGTTTGGAACTTTATTTATTGGTTGCTGGTAGTGCGACTGCTGATAAAGTAGGTCAAGAATCTCGGCTAGCAGATGCTTTTGAAGCTGTTCTCGGGGCATTGTACCTCAGTACCAGCAATCTCAATCTCATCCGTCCTTGGCTAGACCCTCACTTCAAACAACTAGCCGCAGAAATTCGTCTCGATCCAGCTAGGCTAAATTACAAAGCTGCTCTGCAAGAATGGACTCAGGCTCAATTTAAAGTTTTGCCAGAATATCGAGTTGTAGAAGTAACTCAACCCCACCGCAACCAAGAACGTTTCCTTGCTGAAGTGTGGTTGCATGGTAAACAATTGGGTCAAGGTAAGGGACGCTCGATTAAAGCTGCGGAACAAGCAGCAGCTAAGGTAGCATTTTTATCCATTAGTAATCCGGAACAACCCTGA
- a CDS encoding Gfo/Idh/MocA family protein encodes MTNQITIAVLGVGRWGVHLLRNFLEHPQVRIGAVVDPNPERLAAVKRQYKLDENVLLTTEWQDIKQVPDLKAVAIATPATTHYHLIKDALNQGYHVLAEKPLTLDPVECHELCELAQQRHLILMVDHTYLFHPAVEQGQAVVQAGKLGDLRYGYATRTHLGPVRQDVDALWDLAIHDIAIFNNWLGQLPVKVQATGTVWLQGDKPNHSDSPTLREAAIASTPPSPLYPGLADLVWVMLTYADGFQAYIHLCWLNTDKQRRLAVVGNRGSLIFDEMSSQSPLTLLNGQLEYQNNQFLPLNQSQEALQVEKGEPLQRVCDRFITCIFNNTPSIVSSGWVGAELVEILAALTASLEQGGQPMVLGNG; translated from the coding sequence ATGACTAATCAAATTACAATTGCTGTCCTCGGTGTTGGGCGTTGGGGAGTGCATTTGCTACGGAATTTTTTAGAACATCCCCAAGTACGGATTGGTGCGGTTGTAGACCCCAACCCGGAAAGATTAGCAGCCGTCAAACGGCAATATAAATTAGATGAAAATGTCTTATTAACAACTGAGTGGCAGGATATCAAGCAAGTGCCAGATTTAAAGGCAGTGGCGATCGCAACTCCAGCTACCACTCATTATCACTTGATTAAAGATGCCTTGAATCAGGGATACCATGTTTTAGCAGAAAAGCCCTTAACTCTAGATCCTGTAGAATGTCACGAACTTTGCGAGTTAGCACAGCAACGGCATTTAATATTAATGGTAGATCATACCTATTTATTTCATCCCGCCGTCGAACAAGGACAAGCTGTAGTTCAGGCGGGTAAGTTAGGTGATTTACGCTACGGCTACGCCACCCGCACCCATTTAGGGCCAGTCCGCCAAGATGTAGATGCACTATGGGATTTAGCAATTCACGATATTGCTATTTTTAACAATTGGTTAGGTCAATTACCAGTAAAAGTGCAAGCAACCGGTACAGTTTGGCTACAGGGTGACAAACCCAACCACAGCGATTCTCCCACCCTACGGGAAGCCGCTATCGCGTCTACACCCCCCTCACCTCTCTACCCAGGACTTGCTGATTTAGTCTGGGTGATGCTGACATACGCAGATGGTTTTCAAGCCTATATTCATCTCTGCTGGTTGAATACCGATAAACAAAGAAGGTTAGCGGTTGTGGGTAATCGTGGTAGCTTGATTTTCGATGAAATGTCTAGCCAATCGCCTTTAACGTTATTAAATGGGCAATTAGAATATCAAAACAATCAATTTCTGCCTCTTAATCAAAGCCAAGAGGCTTTGCAAGTAGAAAAAGGCGAACCCTTGCAACGAGTTTGCGATCGCTTTATTACTTGTATCTTCAACAATACTCCCTCTATTGTTTCCTCTGGCTGGGTTGGTGCAGAGTTGGTAGAAATTCTGGCCGCACTGACAGCCTCTCTTGAGCAAGGTGGACAACCTATGGTGTTGGGTAATGGGTAA
- a CDS encoding sensor histidine kinase yields the protein MAKSRQSSFRRILLTRILLVFVPVLLIGEMAALNKARNSLLKNAKQNLTESAVMKGEKIADAIATLKTSLLIISKTKIIESPSPAETEEFLNKISQQLPSKIDCIQLKNLQTNKIVASSCDGKPIGEENSFVPSQGVDIKVVLPPKLGTTGTRDTKNQLQLLLTAPVYDQGGKLVYSLSLQSALYQQTASKPGSLTGSMIVIAEDGTILAHPAPERVGSNIQEDGHATQLQNTIKNTVIGETGSTNLYFKEGKELLAGYKIISNPLQEQSPQKWIVLAVTTTDSALFGLEEIKLILIVLTVGLIGASLLASLYLAPYLANPVEELRDYALNIYNHHSAQPVPHNFKIREFNQLAQALDQMVERLKAWAEELEIAWKEAKTANQVKSQFLATTSHELRNPLNIIINCVRLVHDGLCDNREEEMEFLKRADETAIHLLGIINDLLDISKIEAGKLSVVTEPLDLRKLLLEVINIQSVNVQQRGLQLKTDLGSELIPVKADAAKLKQVLINVIGNATKFTEQGSITIACEMQSNNDQSQVLIHVTDTGMGIDPAQQHKLFRPFVMVDGASTRKIEGTGLGLAISRNLIELMKGTITLTSAGLNQGTTVTIALPLIDISLLSPPEEKGNLEDIEITTTDEVKSEVNGYINLQAEPLLDATEIEDSPTTEKDDTEDKLPLLEDTCQLTLLTPQSILSSRTAGEACANGTVVER from the coding sequence ATGGCTAAGTCCCGTCAATCATCCTTTCGGCGTATATTATTGACAAGAATCTTGCTGGTGTTTGTGCCAGTATTATTGATAGGTGAGATGGCCGCCTTAAATAAGGCGCGGAATAGCCTATTAAAAAATGCTAAACAAAATTTAACCGAAAGTGCCGTTATGAAGGGGGAGAAGATTGCAGATGCGATCGCTACCCTCAAGACTAGTTTGCTGATTATTAGCAAAACAAAAATTATCGAGTCTCCTTCTCCAGCAGAGACGGAAGAATTTTTGAATAAAATATCACAACAACTACCAAGCAAAATTGATTGTATTCAATTAAAAAATTTGCAAACCAACAAAATAGTTGCTAGTAGTTGTGACGGCAAACCCATAGGAGAAGAAAATTCATTTGTACCTAGCCAAGGAGTTGATATTAAGGTAGTTTTACCGCCTAAGCTAGGCACAACTGGTACAAGAGATACCAAAAATCAATTGCAACTATTACTTACTGCCCCAGTTTACGATCAGGGGGGTAAATTAGTTTATAGCTTAAGTCTTCAGTCGGCATTGTATCAACAAACTGCTAGTAAGCCGGGATCGCTGACAGGTTCGATGATAGTCATTGCTGAAGATGGCACAATTTTAGCGCACCCAGCACCAGAAAGAGTGGGCAGTAACATTCAAGAAGATGGTCATGCTACCCAACTCCAAAACACAATTAAAAATACTGTGATCGGGGAAACTGGCTCTACAAATTTGTATTTTAAAGAAGGAAAAGAACTATTAGCTGGTTATAAAATAATTAGCAATCCTCTTCAAGAACAATCTCCACAAAAATGGATTGTTTTAGCTGTTACTACTACAGATAGCGCTCTGTTTGGTTTAGAAGAAATCAAACTAATTCTCATTGTTTTAACAGTTGGTTTAATAGGTGCCAGCTTATTAGCATCTTTATATTTAGCGCCTTATCTTGCCAACCCTGTAGAAGAATTACGCGATTACGCACTCAATATTTATAACCACCACAGTGCCCAACCAGTTCCACATAACTTTAAAATCCGGGAGTTTAATCAACTAGCACAAGCCCTCGACCAAATGGTTGAGAGGTTGAAAGCTTGGGCAGAAGAATTAGAAATTGCATGGAAAGAAGCAAAAACTGCTAACCAAGTTAAAAGCCAATTTTTAGCCACAACTTCCCATGAATTGCGAAATCCGCTAAATATTATTATCAATTGTGTGCGCCTGGTTCACGATGGTTTGTGTGATAACCGGGAAGAAGAAATGGAATTTCTCAAGCGTGCCGATGAAACAGCAATTCATTTATTAGGAATTATTAATGATTTGCTTGATATTTCTAAAATTGAAGCTGGTAAACTTTCTGTAGTTACAGAACCGCTTGACCTGCGAAAATTACTGCTGGAAGTAATCAATATTCAATCAGTAAATGTGCAACAAAGAGGCTTGCAATTAAAAACTGATTTGGGTAGCGAACTGATTCCTGTGAAAGCAGACGCAGCAAAACTGAAGCAAGTATTAATTAATGTTATTGGTAATGCAACTAAATTCACCGAACAAGGAAGCATTACGATCGCTTGTGAAATGCAATCAAATAACGATCAATCTCAGGTGTTAATTCATGTCACCGATACAGGCATGGGGATTGATCCCGCCCAACAGCACAAGCTATTTCGCCCCTTTGTGATGGTAGATGGTGCCAGTACCCGCAAAATTGAAGGTACAGGATTAGGGTTGGCGATTTCACGCAACTTAATCGAACTCATGAAAGGTACCATTACTCTCACAAGTGCGGGACTTAATCAAGGTACAACAGTGACGATCGCGTTACCTTTAATTGATATTTCTCTATTATCCCCTCCAGAAGAAAAAGGAAATTTAGAGGATATTGAAATCACCACTACAGATGAGGTAAAAAGCGAAGTTAACGGCTATATTAACCTGCAAGCAGAACCGCTACTTGACGCTACAGAAATTGAAGACTCTCCCACAACAGAAAAAGACGACACCGAAGACAAACTACCGCTTTTAGAAGATACTTGCCAACTGACTTTGTTAACTCCACAAAGTATTTTGTCTAGCCGAACTGCGGGAGAAGCTTGTGCTAACGGCACTGTTGTGGAAAGGTGA
- a CDS encoding RibD family protein: MVQHRPHTTVVLAMSADGKIADFRRSPARFGSKADKAHLEKQIAASDATLFGASTLRAYGTTLTVSHPTLLQNRTKAGKSTQPVHIVITQSGNLNPEIHFFQQPVPRWLLTTTAGASFWRGRSEFEQILVFETPQGKIDLLATLQHLVLLHITRLVILGGGELVASMLELDLIDELWLTVCPLILAGATAPTPAESTGFPANLAPRLELLEVNQVDQEVFLHYRLQRPAS; encoded by the coding sequence ATGGTGCAACATCGTCCTCATACCACAGTGGTTTTGGCAATGAGTGCAGATGGCAAGATAGCAGATTTTAGGCGATCGCCTGCTCGTTTCGGCTCAAAGGCTGATAAAGCACACCTGGAAAAACAAATCGCTGCCTCTGATGCCACTCTCTTCGGTGCCAGTACTCTCCGTGCATACGGTACTACATTAACCGTATCACATCCAACATTGCTGCAAAATCGAACAAAAGCGGGCAAATCTACTCAGCCAGTTCATATAGTCATTACACAATCTGGTAACCTTAATCCGGAAATTCACTTTTTTCAACAACCGGTTCCACGTTGGTTGCTCACGACTACTGCCGGGGCAAGTTTTTGGCGAGGACGCTCAGAGTTTGAGCAGATTTTAGTTTTTGAAACACCACAGGGCAAGATAGACCTTCTTGCCACGCTGCAACACCTGGTTCTTCTACATATAACACGCTTAGTGATACTGGGAGGCGGGGAATTGGTAGCTTCAATGTTGGAATTAGACTTAATAGATGAATTATGGTTAACCGTATGTCCACTGATTTTGGCTGGTGCTACCGCACCCACACCTGCGGAAAGTACTGGATTCCCTGCTAATTTAGCACCCCGCCTCGAACTTCTAGAGGTTAACCAGGTCGATCAAGAAGTGTTTTTACACTATCGCCTGCAACGACCAGCATCTTAG
- a CDS encoding histidine kinase, with translation MGTGGEEDEGDEGDEGDGKITVSNYQCPMPYALCPMPYAPCPISNTQSFLG, from the coding sequence TTGGGGACTGGGGGTGAGGAAGATGAGGGAGATGAGGGAGATGAGGGAGATGGAAAAATTACTGTTAGCAATTACCAATGCCCTATGCCCTATGCCCTATGCCCTATGCCCTATGCCCCATGCCCAATTTCCAATACCCAATCTTTTTTAGGGTAA
- a CDS encoding GNAT family N-acetyltransferase, which yields MVEKLKPRYSIAWISKIAEIPQEAWDALALPLKTPFLEWEWLNNLETSHSATRKTGWLPNHLTLWRDRTLIAAAPLYLKGHSAGEFVFDHQWASLAERIGVDYYPKLLGMTPFTPAEGYRFLIAPGEDEDEITAMMVHEIDSFCSQHRISGCHFLYVDPKWRAVLERQGFSSWLHHSYIWENDGFKNFDDYLAVFNANQRRNIKRERKAVEKAGLILQPLTGDEIPHSLFPLMYQFYADTCDKFGWWGSKYLTKRFFEQLHSNYRHRVVFFAAYSEQDNRHPIGMSFCLYKGDRLYGRYWGSFQEIDCLHFDACYYSPIEWAIANDIQMFDPGAGGRHKKRRGFPAKANQSLHRFYNARLEQILLPYIREVNQLEQQEIEAMNAELPFSNRNS from the coding sequence ATGGTAGAAAAACTGAAACCTCGCTATTCTATTGCTTGGATCAGCAAAATTGCTGAGATACCTCAAGAAGCTTGGGATGCTTTAGCATTGCCCCTCAAAACTCCGTTTTTAGAGTGGGAGTGGCTGAATAATCTGGAAACATCCCACAGTGCTACCAGAAAAACTGGTTGGTTACCAAATCACTTAACCTTATGGCGCGACAGAACCCTGATTGCTGCGGCTCCACTTTATTTAAAAGGACATAGTGCAGGGGAATTTGTCTTCGATCACCAGTGGGCAAGTTTAGCAGAACGCATTGGGGTAGATTATTACCCGAAATTGTTGGGAATGACACCTTTTACTCCAGCTGAAGGCTATCGCTTTTTAATTGCGCCTGGCGAAGATGAGGATGAAATTACAGCCATGATGGTGCATGAGATAGACTCTTTTTGCTCCCAACATCGCATCTCTGGGTGTCATTTTCTCTATGTCGATCCCAAATGGCGTGCTGTGCTAGAACGGCAAGGTTTTAGCAGTTGGTTGCATCACAGTTACATTTGGGAAAATGATGGATTTAAGAATTTTGATGATTACCTAGCTGTATTCAACGCCAATCAACGCCGCAATATTAAGCGGGAACGCAAAGCAGTGGAAAAAGCAGGTTTAATACTGCAACCACTGACGGGTGATGAAATTCCCCATTCTTTGTTTCCCTTGATGTACCAGTTCTATGCCGATACCTGTGATAAGTTCGGTTGGTGGGGTAGTAAATACCTGACAAAACGCTTTTTTGAGCAATTACATAGCAATTATCGCCATCGCGTCGTGTTTTTCGCTGCTTATAGCGAGCAAGATAATCGTCACCCCATAGGAATGTCTTTTTGTTTATATAAAGGTGATAGATTATATGGTCGCTATTGGGGCAGTTTTCAAGAGATAGATTGTCTACATTTTGATGCTTGCTATTACTCGCCAATTGAGTGGGCGATCGCTAACGATATTCAAATGTTTGATCCTGGTGCTGGTGGAAGACACAAAAAACGGCGCGGCTTTCCCGCCAAGGCAAATCAGAGTTTGCACCGCTTTTACAATGCCCGTTTAGAGCAAATTTTACTGCCTTATATTCGGGAAGTTAATCAACTCGAACAGCAAGAAATTGAAGCGATGAATGCCGAGTTACCTTTTAGTAACCGCAATTCTTAG
- a CDS encoding DUF4346 domain-containing protein, with product MDLMVEDLAAIDDQLSQRHIDLDPSGYFIIYLDREAKLIYAKHFTNVIDEHGLAVDPETGKVIPAKGKVQRTHTTVFSGRTAKELCVKIFEETQPCPVSFLDHAAYLGREFVRAEVALVTGQEYIQD from the coding sequence ATGGATTTGATGGTAGAAGACTTGGCTGCAATTGACGATCAGCTGTCTCAGCGTCATATTGACCTTGACCCTAGCGGATATTTCATTATCTACTTGGATCGGGAGGCAAAGTTAATTTATGCCAAGCATTTTACAAATGTAATTGATGAGCATGGTTTAGCTGTAGATCCCGAAACCGGGAAGGTAATTCCGGCTAAAGGTAAAGTCCAAAGAACTCATACAACTGTATTTAGTGGGAGAACAGCTAAAGAACTTTGCGTCAAAATATTTGAAGAAACTCAGCCCTGTCCAGTCAGTTTTTTAGACCATGCAGCCTATTTAGGTAGAGAATTTGTGCGCGCTGAGGTCGCTTTAGTGACAGGGCAAGAGTACATTCAAGATTAA
- the psb32 gene encoding photosystem II repair protein Psb32, with protein sequence MKQLLNQVIIIQKYLIRLLLPLIAIALVSFLVVPSALATGAYQIPDLAADNSTWVVDEADAISRINEGKISSTLSDLAKKTGYETRIVTIRRLDYGETPESFAKALFEKWFPTKEAQANQTLLVIDTVTNGTAIITGDKVKSLLTDSIAESVASETVMAPLRDGNKYNQAFLDASDRLVAVLSGETDPGPPKIVENVQVEGTFKTAEETNKDKGNATAWVVGLLIAATVIPMATYYLYQVNQPSNNG encoded by the coding sequence ATGAAACAGCTCCTCAACCAAGTAATCATCATTCAAAAATACCTCATTAGGCTACTTCTGCCACTTATAGCGATCGCTCTAGTTTCTTTTCTAGTTGTACCATCGGCGTTAGCTACTGGTGCATATCAAATACCTGACCTAGCAGCTGATAATAGCACCTGGGTTGTAGATGAAGCCGACGCAATCAGCCGGATCAATGAAGGTAAGATTAGCAGCACTTTATCGGATTTAGCGAAAAAAACTGGATACGAAACCCGAATTGTCACCATCCGCCGACTTGACTATGGAGAAACACCAGAAAGTTTCGCCAAAGCATTGTTTGAAAAATGGTTCCCCACCAAAGAAGCGCAAGCCAATCAAACTTTATTGGTGATTGACACTGTGACAAATGGTACTGCCATTATTACAGGTGATAAAGTCAAGTCCTTGCTGACAGACTCTATTGCTGAGAGTGTCGCTTCTGAAACCGTGATGGCACCATTACGCGATGGTAACAAATACAACCAAGCGTTTTTAGATGCGAGCGATCGCCTAGTCGCTGTTCTCTCTGGAGAAACCGATCCCGGCCCGCCAAAAATAGTTGAGAATGTGCAGGTAGAAGGCACATTTAAGACAGCAGAAGAAACTAACAAAGATAAAGGTAATGCTACTGCTTGGGTAGTAGGGCTATTAATTGCCGCTACTGTTATCCCAATGGCAACTTACTATCTTTACCAAGTTAATCAACCATCAAATAATGGTTAA
- a CDS encoding Uma2 family endonuclease, which produces MVREYSPEIQSNSSQRNLPPLQSGDRLTRPEFERRYEAAPHIKKAELIEGIVYVASPLRHEQHGKPHSRVLTWLGVYQSLTPGVDLSVEPTVRLDLDNEPQPDAVLFLESAVGGQTRLSSDGYIEGAPELIVEIAASSAAIDRGSKKQAYRRNGVLEYVIWQSYENQIEWFYLTDGDYQLLSPDTDGIIRSQVFPGLWLAVEALLNNQMAQVLELVQAGLKSPEHYEFVQQLRENK; this is translated from the coding sequence ATGGTTAGAGAGTACTCACCCGAAATACAATCCAATTCGTCACAACGAAATCTACCGCCGCTTCAAAGTGGCGATCGCCTGACTCGTCCAGAATTTGAACGGCGCTATGAAGCTGCACCCCACATCAAGAAAGCAGAACTGATTGAAGGAATTGTTTACGTGGCATCTCCCTTAAGACATGAACAGCATGGCAAACCTCACAGCCGAGTCCTAACTTGGTTAGGAGTTTACCAATCCCTGACTCCTGGTGTGGACTTAAGCGTTGAACCCACGGTACGCCTGGATCTAGATAACGAACCACAACCAGATGCAGTACTGTTTCTTGAATCTGCTGTAGGTGGGCAAACGCGATTGAGTAGCGATGGCTATATTGAAGGCGCACCTGAGTTAATTGTGGAAATTGCCGCCAGTAGCGCCGCGATTGATCGGGGTAGCAAAAAACAGGCTTATCGCCGTAACGGGGTGCTGGAGTACGTAATCTGGCAATCTTACGAAAATCAAATTGAATGGTTTTACCTCACCGATGGCGACTATCAATTACTATCTCCCGATACAGATGGAATTATTCGCTCTCAGGTGTTTCCAGGTTTGTGGTTAGCAGTTGAGGCACTATTAAATAATCAGATGGCGCAGGTTTTAGAGTTAGTGCAAGCTGGATTAAAGTCACCAGAACATTATGAGTTTGTGCAGCAATTAAGGGAAAACAAGTAA
- a CDS encoding Uma2 family endonuclease, with amino-acid sequence MNTVVLNLEPIAHLTDEQFYQLCIANKDLSLEMNAAGELIIVPPVGGESGNQEADLITDLNNWNRQAKLGKVCSSSTIFILPNAAKRSPDAAWVKLERWEALTPEQRKKFPPLVPDFAIELRSETDRLKTLQDKMQEYIENGLRLGWLINLQDARVEIYRLNQAVEIVQMPAILSGEDILPGFDLQV; translated from the coding sequence ATGAATACTGTTGTCCTCAATCTCGAACCGATTGCTCATTTAACTGATGAGCAATTTTATCAATTGTGTATTGCTAATAAAGATTTAAGCCTAGAAATGAATGCAGCAGGAGAATTAATCATTGTGCCACCAGTAGGAGGAGAAAGCGGAAATCAAGAAGCAGACTTAATTACAGACTTAAATAATTGGAACCGTCAAGCCAAATTAGGCAAAGTTTGTAGTTCTTCAACTATTTTTATCCTGCCAAATGCTGCCAAACGTTCTCCTGATGCAGCTTGGGTAAAGTTGGAACGCTGGGAAGCTTTAACACCAGAACAGCGAAAAAAATTTCCGCCACTTGTACCTGATTTTGCCATTGAACTGCGTTCTGAAACAGATAGGCTAAAAACTCTGCAAGACAAAATGCAGGAATATATAGAAAATGGTTTGCGTTTAGGTTGGCTGATTAATCTTCAAGATGCAAGAGTAGAAATTTATCGCCTCAATCAAGCTGTAGAAATTGTACAAATGCCAGCAATTCTTTCTGGAGAAGATATATTACCTGGGTTTGATTTGCAAGTTTAG
- the surE gene encoding 5'/3'-nucleotidase SurE, with product MTIILTNDDGIDAPGIKALLKAVKDKNVIIAAPRDHQSGCGHQVTTTRPITLQRRSQTEYAIAGTPADCVRIAISQISEDIKFVLSGINAGGNLGVDAYISGTVAAVREAAMNGIGGIAISHYRKAKQNFDWEFAAKLTAEVLADLLQRPLELGTFWNVNLPHLQPGEPEPEVVFCQPCTKALPINYRVEGDDFYYVGEYGKRDRTPGSDVDICFSGNIAVTKLRV from the coding sequence ATGACTATCATCCTCACTAACGACGACGGTATCGATGCTCCTGGAATTAAAGCACTGCTCAAAGCTGTCAAGGACAAAAATGTAATTATTGCTGCGCCAAGAGATCATCAATCTGGCTGTGGACATCAAGTTACCACAACTCGCCCCATCACCCTCCAGCGACGTTCGCAAACTGAATATGCGATCGCAGGTACTCCCGCTGATTGTGTGAGAATTGCAATATCACAAATTAGTGAAGATATTAAATTTGTGTTGTCGGGAATCAATGCTGGGGGAAACTTAGGCGTAGATGCCTATATTTCTGGTACTGTGGCGGCGGTGCGAGAAGCAGCGATGAATGGGATTGGGGGAATTGCGATTTCTCACTATCGCAAAGCCAAGCAAAATTTTGACTGGGAATTCGCGGCTAAGTTAACAGCCGAAGTTTTAGCTGACTTACTCCAGCGTCCCCTAGAACTTGGAACTTTTTGGAACGTCAATCTCCCGCATCTACAACCAGGAGAACCAGAACCAGAAGTAGTCTTTTGCCAACCCTGTACCAAAGCTTTACCAATTAACTATCGGGTTGAAGGGGATGATTTTTATTATGTCGGCGAATACGGCAAACGCGATCGCACCCCCGGTAGCGATGTCGATATTTGTTTCTCCGGGAACATTGCTGTTACCAAATTAAGGGTTTAA
- a CDS encoding alpha/beta hydrolase produces MGIGNMKQFKIPKNTLFSLKHPITHYQLPITHYQTPKLNP; encoded by the coding sequence ATGGGGATTGGGAATATGAAACAATTCAAAATTCCAAAGAATACCCTCTTCTCTCTCAAACACCCAATTACCCATTACCAATTACCAATTACCCATTACCAAACCCCAAAATTAAACCCTTAA